The proteins below come from a single Metarhizium brunneum chromosome 1, complete sequence genomic window:
- the arg-6_0 gene encoding Protein arg-6: MSGNQRSRKQIVFTAHIATIISNLLSHVEATVLALKKALLESQNNLDTEATDAEATVDRFLEFLKVNPFTAYYDENISGLAIILPPSADKPTATIASLTITKFGWLSNLAENMRSAIKTDNPSLCWRVSEEDENLVWFFEKADGSFKHNGGVLFYYGSDFDADGLDSFSTTLPAIHTLR, translated from the coding sequence ATGTCCGGGAACCAAAGAAGTAGGAAGCAGATAGTATTTACAGCTCATATTGCAACTATAATATCGAATTTGTTATCCCATGTAGAAGCAACCGTGCTAGCTCTCAAAAAAGCTCTTCTTGAAAGCCAGAATAACCTTGATACTGAGGCTACAGATGCTGAGGCTACAGTCGATCGCTTTCTAGAGTTTCTGAAGGTGAACCCGTTTACTGCTTATTACGACGAGAACATATCAGGTTTAGCTATCATTCTTCCACCTTCAGCAGATAAGCCCACCGCTACTATCGCTTCTCTTACTATTACCAAGTTTGGATGGCTAAGTAACTTGGCTGAGAATATGCGGTCAGCTATAAAAACGGACAACCCCTCTTTATGTTGGAGGGTTTCAGAAGAGGATGAGAATCTCGTCTGGTTCTTTGAGAAGGCTGATGGGAGTTTCAAGCACAACGGTGGCGTCCTCTTCTATTATGGCTCCGACTTTGATGCGGATGGCCTAGATTCCTTCTCGACGACTCTACCTGCTATCCATACGCTGCGATAG
- the CHI1_0 gene encoding Chitinase 1, with the protein MPPIPPHKHPLPRIITYYQTHHAPSGEHISVLPLLTQPSISLTHLILAACHINASPSQLTLNDHPPSHPRFQTLWAELRVLQASGVKVLLMLGGAAPGTYQRLDSESDQFESYYAPLRQLIRDKNLDGVDLDVEEPMSLAGIIRLIDRLRADFGPGFVITLAPVAMALLDPEKNLSGFDYEALEVMRGKEIAWYNTQFYCGWGNLTNTLMYDLMLQKGWSPEKLVVGVVTNPANGSGFVPWEMLSAILAILHRRHRNFGGVMGWEYFNSLPGDASRPWEWAGNMSSLLRAHSLGPVPTPAGTDIQPSVDGEVDPDPVNNRPLEVPKSFDYYSDGTDHE; encoded by the coding sequence ATGCCACCCATACCGCCGCACAAACACCCTCTCCCCCGCATCATAACCTACTACCAAACCCACCACGCGCCCTCAGGCGAACACATCTCCGTGCTCCCGCTCCTCACGCAGCCCTCCATATCCCTGACGCACCTCATCCTCGCAGCATGCCACATCAACGCGTCCCCCTCCCAGCTCACCCTCAACGACCACCCCCCGTCGCACCCACGCTTCCAAACCCTCTGGGCCGAGCTCCGCGTCCTCCAAGCCTCCGGCGTCAAAGTACTCCTCAtgctcggcggcgccgccccAGGCACCTACCAGCGCCTAGACTCAGAATCAGACCAGTTCGAGTCCTACTACGCGCCGCTACGACAACTCATCCGCGACAAAAACCTAGACGGCGTCGACCTGGACGTCGAGGAGCCCATGAGCctcgccggcatcatcagaCTGATCGACCGGCTCAGGGCCGACTTTGGGCCCGGCTTCGTCATCACCCTCGCCCCCGTCGCCATGGCGCTGCTAGACCCGGAGAAGAACCTGAGCGGCTTCGACTACGAGGCGCTCGAGGTCATGAGGGGCAAGGAGATTGCCTGGTACAATACGCAGTTCTACTGCGGGTGGGGCAACCTGACAAACACCCTCATGTACGACCTGATGCTCCAAAAGGGCTGGAGCCCCGAAAAGCTGGTCGTGGGCGTCGTCACGAACCCGGCCAACGGCTCTGGCTTTGTGCCGTGGGAGATGCTGTCCGCCATTTTGGCCATTTTGCACAGGCGCCACCGGAACTTTGGGGGCGTCATGGGCTGGGAGTACTTCAACAGCCTCCCTGGTGACGCGAGCCGGCCTTGGGAATGGGCAGGCAACATGTCGTCGTTGCTGAGAGCACACTCTCTGGGCCCTGTTCCAACACCAGCCGGCACAGATATCCAGCCCAGtgtcgacggcgaggtgGACCCGGATCCTGTTAACAATCGTCCTTTGGAGGTGCCCAAGAGTTTTGACTACTACTCCGATGGCACAGACCACGAATAG
- the ndk1 gene encoding Nucleoside diphosphate kinase — translation MAKPHHNQQNPASGTHASRSASASSTTATCRNTDGGQQRNPLRRALETLPPPIFALPFFAFALAAIAIYFLSSRQVPAPNSVHSTPLDLLSIPASTYSNPKSTMSSAEQTFIAIKPDGVQRGLVGPIISRFENRGYKLAAIKLVTPSKDHLEAHYADLKGKPFFDGLIKYMLSGPICAMVWEGRDAVKTGRAILGATNPLASAPGTIRGDFAIDVGRNVCHGSDSVENAKKEIALWFKEGDVVSYKQSQFDWIYEKA, via the exons atggccaaacCCCACCACAACCAGCAAAACCCCGCTTCAGGCACACATGCAAGCAgaagcgccagcgccagcagcaccaccgcTACATGTAGGAACACTGATGGTGGCCAGCAGAGGAACCCGCTGCGGCGCGCTCTGGAAACCCTGCCCCCACCAATTTTTGCCCTCcccttctttgcctttgccttggctgccattgCTATTTACTTTCTCTCCTCTCGTCAGGTTCCCGCTCCAAACTCTGTCCATTCAACCCCTCTAGACCTGTTATCCATTCCAGCTTCGACGTACTCGAACCCCAAAAGCACAATGTCTTCCGCCGAGCAGAC CTTCATTGCTATCAAGCCCGATGGCGTCCAG CGTGGCCTCGTTGGCCCCATCATCTCCCGCTTCGAGAACCGCGG CTACAAGCTTGCCGCTATCAAGCTCGTCACTCCTTCCAAGGACCATCTTGAGGCTCACT ACGCCGACCTGAAGGGCAAGCCTTTCTTTGATGGTCTCATCAAGT ACATGCTTTCTGGTCCCATCTGCGCCATGGTCTGGGAGGGCCGTGATGCCGTCAAGACTGGCCGCG CCATCCTCGGTGCTACCAACCCCCTTGCCTCCGCCCCCGGCACCATCCGTGGTGACTTCGCCATCGATGTCGGCCGCAACGTCTGCCACGGCTCCGACTCCGTCGAGAACgccaagaaggagattgCTCTCTGGTTCAAGGAGGGTGATGTTGTCAGCTACAAGCAGTCCCAGTTCGACTGGATCTATGAGAAGGCTTAA
- the gls2 gene encoding Glucosidase 2 subunit alpha, translating into MRSALGLPTRWAAILCLLAALFCLIQPSASVKEHDFKKCDQSGFCKRNRAYADNANTHSSTWSSPYEVLPETAKFKDGQWQAVILKTINNGEKAALPITVSLLKSGVARISIDEEKRQKKEIELRHNSKARKERYNEAEDWVIVGGLELDKQAQVAFQDKSQANIKYGGDDKFEVVIKFSPFEVDFKRDDESHIKFNDRGLFNMEHWRPKIEKEKTEGDDSKAEENAKTDDGEDESTWWDESFGGNTDSKPRGPESVAMDISFVGYEQVFGIPEHTGSISLKQTRGGDGNHHEPYRLYNTDVFEYILDSPMTLYGAIPFMQAHRKDSSVGVFWLNAAETWIDIVKGKDHKNPLSLGKGARTSTHTHWISEAGILDVFVFLGPTPRDLTKKYGELTGYTAMPQEFSVGYHQCRWNYISDDDVKDVDRRMDKYKIPYDVIWLDIEYTEEKKYFTWDPHSFADPVGMGQQLDTHGRKLVVIIDPHIKKVDNYAVSSDMLSKDFAVHNKDDETYEGWCWPGSSNWVDCFNPKANEWWKTLFKYDSFKGTLENTFLWNDMNEPSVFNGPETTMPKDNIHFGNWEHRDIHNLNGLTFHNASWEAMASRKKGEMRRPFILTRSFYSGSQRLGAMWTGDNQANWEHLAASIPMVLNQGISGFPFAGADVGGFFGNPDKDLMARWYQAGIFYPFMRAHAHIDSRRREPYMLGEPYTEILTKALRLRYALLPSWYTAFFHANRDGSPIVRPMVWTHPSEESGFAIDDQLFLGTTGLLAKPIVEKDKFSTDIWIPDDEIYFDYTTYQILKTQKNKRVTVDAAIDSVPLLMRGGHIFPRRDIPRRSSAAMRFDDYTLVVTVSKDGSAEGDLYADDGDTFDHEKGQYIYRKFSLADGTLSSVDAEGRSAKSVKAGGWLKAMSQVHVDRIIIVGAPASLNVKEVQIASEGKTWAVKVDYHSAEKGRAAFAVLGRVGAKISEDWSIKI; encoded by the exons ATGAGGTCAGCATTGGGACTACCGACCCGATGGGCAGCCATTCTGTGTCTGCTAGCAGCTTTGTTCTGCTTGATTCAACCCTCTG CATCCGTCAAGGAACACGACTTCAAAAAGTGCGACCAGTCCGGGTTTTGCAAACGCAATCGTGCCTATGCCGACAACGCCAACACCCACAGCTCAACCTGGAGCTCTCCCTATGAAGTTCTACCCGAAACCGCAAAGTTCAAAGATggccaatggcaagccgTGATTCTCAAGACCATCAACAACGGTGAGAAGGCTGCACTACCTATTACGGTGTCACTTCTGAAGAGCGGTGTCGCCCGCATCTCCATCGATGAGGAAAAGCGACAAAAGAAAGAGATTGAGCTGCGACATAATAGTAAAGCCAGAAAAGAGCGCTATAATGAAGCAGAAGACTGGGTAATCGTCGGCGGACTGGAGCTGGATAAGCAGGCGCAGGTCGCCTTCCAGGATAAGTCTCAGGCCAATATCAAgtacggcggcgacgacaaaTTTGAAGTTGTCATCAAGTTTTCACCATTCGAAGTCGATTTCAAACGTGACGATGAATCTCACATCAAATTCAATGACCGTGGACTGTTCAACATGGAGCACTGGCGACCAAAAATCGAAAAAGAGAAGACCGAAGGCGATGACAGCAAGGCTGAAGAGAACGCCAAGACTGACGATGGTGAGGACGAGAGCACCTGGTGGGATGAGTCCTTCGGTGGCAACACCGACTCCAAACCCCGTGGTCCGGAGAGTGTGGCTATGGATATCTCCTTTGTTGGATATGAACAAGTCTTTGGCATTCCGGAACACACCGGCTCCATATCTCTCAAGCAGACCCGTGGCGGCGATGGGAACCACCATGAGCCTTATCGTCTGTACAACACCGATGTCTTCGAGTACATCCTAGATAGTCCCATGACCCTATATGGCGCGATTCCTTTCATGCAGGCGCACCGCAAGGACTCCTCTGTTGGTGTCTTTTGGCTTAATGCCGCCGAGACTTGGATCGACATtgtcaagggcaaggacCACAAGAACCCCCTCAGCTTGGGCAAAGGTGCTAGGACTAGTACACATACCCATTGGATTTCTGAGGCTGGTATTTTGGAtgttttcgtcttcttgggcCCGACCCCGCGCGATCTTACCAAGAAATACGGTGAACTCACAGGCTACACAGCCATGCCCCAGGAATTCTCCGTTGGTTACCATCAGTGTAGGTGGAACTATATTTCTGATGACGATGTCAAGGACGTTGACCGCCGAATGGACAAGTACAAGATCCCCTACGATGTCATTTGGCTTGACATTGAGTACAcagaggagaagaagtacTTCACATGGGACCCCCACTCCTTTGCTGATCCAGTTGGCATGGGACAACAGCTGGATACCCACGGACGCAAGCTTGTGGTAATTATTGACCCTCATATCAAGAAGGTAGACAACTACGCCGTTAGCTCAGACATGCTCTCCAAAGACTTTGCTGTTCACAACAAGGATGACGAGACTTATGAGGGCTGGTGCTGGCCTGGCTCATCTAACTGGGTCGACTGCTTTAACCCCAAGGCAAATGAGTGGTGGAAGACCTTGTTCAAGTACGACTCGTTCAAAGGAACCTTGGAGAACACTTTTCTCTGGAACGATATGAATGAGCCGTCAGTCTTCAACGGCCCCGAGACTACCATGCCCAAGGACAACATTCATTTTGGCAACTGGGAGCACCGTGATATCCACAACTTGAACGGCCTCACATTCCATAATGCTTCCTGggaagccatggccagccgCAAGAAGGGGGAGATGCGCCGCCCCTTCATTCTCACGCGTTCTTTCTACTCTGGCTCTCAGCGACTCGGCGCCATGTGGACTGGAGACAACCAAGCCAACTGGGAGCATCTCGCCGCCTCTATTCCCATGGTTCTCAACCAGGGCATCTCTGGATTCCCCTTTGCCGGTGCTGATGTTGGAGGCTTCTTTGGCAACCCCGACAAGGACCTAATGGCCCGCTGGTACCAAGCCGGCATCTTTTACCCTTTTATGCGAGCACACGCTCACATTGACTCACGCCGTCGCGAACCATACATGCTCGGCGAGCCGTACACGGAAATTCTCACTAAAGCACTCCGCCTTCGCTACGCATTGCTTCCTTCATGGTACACAGCATTCTTCCACGCCAACCGCGACGGAAGCCCCATTGTTCGCCCCATGGTCTGGACTCACCCGTCTGAGGAGAGTGGCTTTGCCATTGATGACCAGCTTTTCCTTGGAACCACCGGTCTGCTGGCGAAGCCTATTGTCGAAAAGGACAAGTTCTCAACTGACATTTGGATCCCCGATGACGAAATCTATTTTGATTATACTACTTACCAGATTCTCAAAACCCAGAAGAACAAACGTGTAACTGTGGATGCAGCCATTGATTCTGTACCGTTACTCATGCGAGGTGGTCACATTTTCCCTCGTCGCGATATCCCTCGTCGGTCAAGCGCAGCCATGCGCTTTGACGACTACACCCTGGTGGTGACCGTCTCCAAGGATGGTTCCGCCGAGGGAGACTTGTatgcagatgatggcgataCTTTTGATCACGAAAAGGGACAATACATCTACCGCAAATTTAGCCTCGCTGACGGCACCCTCTCATCTGTTGATGCAGAGGGTCGCAGTGCCAAGTCAGTGAAAGCTGGTGGTTGGCTGAAGGCCATGAGCCAAGTACACGTGGATCGTATTATCATTGTCGGCGCCCCTGCCAGCTTGAATGTGAAGGAGGTGCAGATTGCCTCGGAGGGTAAAACGTGGGCGGTCAAGGTTGACTACCACAGTGCTGAGAAGGGGAGGGCAGCATTCGCTGTGCTTGGTCGGGTGGGTGCTAAAATTAGCGAAGACTGGAGCATTAAGATTTAA
- the msy1 gene encoding Mechanosensitive ion channel protein — MASSAQPHDHDMYQQGPEPFPDIELQHTNRNDRDSTHEKPPLPSLDTLNSLQHQESTGIETVALSPSVQRADASRHIDDLELLRAERLISNQEHEATKTASKNRAHNVEPEDAFNPTVTKEEHVRKRNEDAALYKFWLFLKKFPRFVRYLVYLFPGAALLLIPVLLGAFRYNDGSNLVGGDGGVELMWFGIWLEIVWASLWVSRMLTSLLPHIFQGVATMLGSTTTKKWRDIGAQLELHTALFLWFLAILISFKPTNNGHRRGTPDKDSSGNDWVDIVNKVIISLFVLFTLNFVEKILIQWIATSFHQRTYSTRIENNKGDIRQLVQLFEFAKAKLEDTDKFWQGRDGNSNASGTQTPMANFHEGARQVLGKVGYVAGRVGNDLIGRKVNTNHPRKVVSELLRTTSSAHTLARLIYRSVVREDRDTVYPEDLKQVFATQEEIDAAFGVFDKDLNGDISMDEFEAVCNEIRLEKKAIAASLKDLDSVIQKLDKVFLFIIVVITVIVFVSIFSSSTAAGLASASTSILGLAWVLQATAQEFLQSIIFVFVKHPFDVGDRVTIYGSTGANMTGDDYYVTEISLLYTEFKKMQGHIVQAPNSVLNTLFILNQRRSNGLSDVLPLQFKFGTPAWMIDELKARMLDFCLANKRDYQPTIITEMTGVDQIRSANMNMVFIHKSNFQNELLRLNRHNKFVTELVYQLEQIGIQGPLRVDPGGSREYPMYYAGSHPPPYSNGKEQQHDMSASNVASPAPAPSRGAMPRHNSVRSTHISTTSEEAIVDFQDVFENRREESQARRMESIREKHIAEQAEAEKESRASTTGAALSPIHSVNSQQRSRFFGRHRSGTKSQQHQPQQSDIV, encoded by the coding sequence ATGGCTAGCTCGGCGCAACCGCATGATCATGACATGTATCAACAAGGCCCAGAGCCCTTCCCCGACATTGAATTGCAACACACCAACCGAAATGACCGTGACTCTACGCACGAGAAGCCCCCGCTGCCATCTCTAGACACTCTGAACTCTCTGCAGCACCAAGAGTCTACGGGAATTGAGACTGTGGCCCTGTCACCATCCGTTCAACGCGCCGACGCGAGTCGTCACATTGATGACCTGGAACTCCTACGAGCAGAGCGACTTATTTCGAACCAGGAGCACGAAGCCACGAAAACTGCATCCAAGAACAGAGCCCATAACGTTGAGCCTGAAGATGCGTTCAACCCAACCGTCACCAAGGAGGAGCATGTCAGGAAGAGGAATGAGGATGCCGCTCTGTACAAGTTCTGGCTGTTTCTTAAAAAGTTTCCTCGGTTCGTCCGATATTTGGTCTACTTGTTTCCCGGAGCCGCTCTGCTTCTGATTCCTGTGCTTCTCGGCGCTTTCAGGTATAACGACGGCAGTAATCTGGTTGGTGGTGACGGGGGTGTCGAACTGATGTGGTTTGGAATTTGGCTTGAGATTGTCTGGGCCTCGTTGTGGGTGTCACGAATGTTGACCAGTTTGCTACCACACATATTCCAAGGAGTTGCAACCATGCTGGGGTCGACCACCACCAAGAAATGGCGCGATATCGGTGCGCAATTGGAACTTCATACGGCACTGTTTCTATGGTTCCTCGCCATTTTGATCTCATTCAAGCCTACCAACAATGGACATCGACGCGGTACTCCTGACAAGGACAGCTCTGGTAACGACTGGGTGGACATTGTGAACAAAGTCATCATCTCGCTATTCGTCCTCTTCACTCTCAATTTCGTCGAAAAGATTCTGATACAGTGGATTGCTACATCGTTTCATCAACGCACCTACTCCACTCGAATTGAAAACAACAAGGGTGACATCCGGCAGCTTGTGCAGTTATTTGAAtttgccaaggcaaagctgGAGGACACTGACAAGTTTTGGCAAGGCCGTGACGGAAACAGCAATGCTAGTGGCACGCAAACCCCAATGGCCAACTTCCACGAAGGTGCCCGTCAGGTACTTGGAAAGGTTGGATATGTTGCTGGGCGAGTTGGAAACGACCTCATTGGCAGAAAAGTCAACACAAATCACCCTCGGAAAGTCGTTTCTGAGTTGCTTCGAACCACGTCTTCTGCACACACGCTGGCCCGCCTTATCTACCGTAGCGTGGTTCGTGAGGATCGGGATACTGTATATCCAGAAGATTTGAAACAAGTATTCGCTACCCAGGAGGAGATTGACGCAGCGTTCGGCGTATTCGATAAAGATCTCAATGGCGACATCTCCATGGATGAGTTCGAAGCTGTGTGTAATGAGATCCGTCTCGAAAAGAAGGCCATCGCCGCCTCGCTCAAGGATCTTGACTCGGTCATCCAGAAGCTCGACAAGGTTTTCCTTTTCATCATTGTCGTCATCACCGTCATTGTTTTTGtatccatcttctccagTTCTACAGCGGCCGGCTTGGCCTCAGCCAGTACATCTATTTTGGGTTTGGCTTGGGTTCTCCAGGCTACCGCTCAAGAGTTTCTTCAGTCaatcatcttcgtcttcgttAAGCATCCCTTCGATGTTGGTGATCGCGTCACCATCTATGGCTCCACAGGCGCCAATATGACCGGCGACGATTACTACGTTACGGAGATATCCCTTCTCTATACAGAGTTCAAAAAAATGCAGGGGCACATTGTTCAGGCTCCCAATTCTGTGCTCAACACTTTATTCATTCTCAACCAGAGACGATCCAACGGTCTTTCCGATGTTCTTCCGTTGCAGTTCAAGTTTGGCACTCCTGCATGGATGATTGATGAGCTCAAAGCCCGCATGCTCGATTTCTGTTTGGCCAACAAGCGTGATTACCAGCCGACTATTATTACTGAAATGACTGGCGTGGACCAGATTCGCTCTGCAAACATGAACATGGTATTCATTCACAAGTCTAACTTCCAAAATGAGCTTCTTCGCCTCAACCGCCACAACAAGTTTGTTACCGAACTGGTGTATCAACTGGAGCAAATTGGTATCCAGGGTCCTCTTCGTGTCGACCCTGGTGGCAGCCGCGAGTACCCCATGTACTATGCTGGTTCACACCCACCGCCGTACAGCAACGGCaaagagcagcagcacgaCATGTCTGCGAGCAATGTGGCATCGCCAGCACCAGCCCCGTCACGAGGAGCGATGCCACGTCATAACAGTGTTAGAAGCACGCATATTTCCACCACGAGTGAAGAAGCCATTGTTGACTTCCAAGATGTTTTTGAGAATCGGCGCGAGGAATCTCAAGCGCGACGAATGGAGTCTATCCGAGAAAAGCACATTGCCGAACAAGCAGAAGCTGAGAAGGAGTCTAGGGCATCTACTACTGGTGCCGCACTGTCACCGATACACTCGGTGAATTCCCAACAAAGATCACGATTCTTTGGACGTCACCGAAGCGGGACTAAGAgtcaacagcatcaaccGCAGCAAAGCGATATAgtttga